One region of Gemmatimonadales bacterium genomic DNA includes:
- a CDS encoding serine/threonine-protein kinase: MESDLRTQLEDALLATHVIERELSGGGMSRVFVAEEIRLGRRVVVKVLAPDLAQGISIERFQREIRLAASLQHAHIVPVLATGEVAGLPWFTMPFIDGESLRARTARGALPIGECISILRDVARALAYAHSRDVVHRDIKPDNVMFSAGSAVVTDFGIAKAIGAARGGADRPEHPVGAGDRPTAALTSLGTSIGTPAYMAPEQAAGDPNVDARADIYAFGCTAYELLSGNSPFSGRSPQAMLAAHMAEAPRPIRQLRPDTPPMLADLVMRSLAKDPGARPVSAAEIARTLDTITSGSNSVMPALLLGGAAIFRRAMAWYVVACVAVIGAAKALTITIGLPDWVVPGAAIVMLLGLPVILFTGYVQRVNQRLFTATPTLTPGGTPQVAAPEGTLATIALHATPHVSWRRTARGGIVAVVAFALTVAGFMTMRATGIGPFGSLLAAGSLHGRQEVLVTDFAVTNADTSLGRVLGDATRATLASSSAITLTSPVAIAAALQRMQQPPNAPVTFEVARVLAIRNRINVLVTGELTGLGASGFIVTLRMVTADSAKELASFRETARDPQGLIVAIDKLSRSLRGKVGESLRSVRATESLNDATTSSLDALRKYTAGERLYELERKYPEAIAVLRQAVAIDSTFAMAWREMAVVASRIAALTPLRDSAITQAYRFRERLHGSERDMVEGSYWSYAGHDRAKAADAFESMLRRGDTAGPGNNLGMLLGTRRDFAGAVALLYAQERACPGCFRPLYINLVDELMRAHRLAEADSVIAVGLTRFPKERSLARRHIEILYLRGDTPAYRTAVDSVLAHGDSDRTWARTLHQNLALRDGHIAEWRKSYYGARTPDAVATPSIRLNWATSAADASVRSEFEGRAHDVEQQLDSALAQYDIRSRTEGRRPYGDIVHTYAAAGRPDKARTWLARYDADREDTAQRREQLPARSWDMGDILRAEHRYPEAIAAYRAGDRQPDGPADACDICLSVELATLFDSLGQTDSAMAHYRRVVEGYSYERLSWDPYVLAPFTERLAELSARQGNRLDAAKYYKQFIALWSNADPVLQPRVAEARRQLAALGDVAATSTLPGRP; encoded by the coding sequence ATGGAATCGGATCTCCGCACCCAACTCGAAGACGCGCTCCTCGCCACCCATGTCATCGAGCGAGAACTCAGCGGCGGCGGAATGTCCCGGGTCTTCGTCGCCGAAGAGATCCGGCTCGGTCGCCGGGTGGTGGTGAAGGTGCTGGCCCCCGACCTCGCGCAGGGGATCTCGATCGAACGCTTCCAGCGAGAGATCCGACTCGCGGCGTCGCTGCAGCATGCGCACATCGTCCCGGTCCTGGCGACCGGCGAAGTGGCGGGGCTCCCGTGGTTCACGATGCCGTTCATCGACGGAGAATCACTGCGCGCACGGACCGCTCGCGGAGCGCTGCCGATCGGCGAATGCATCTCGATCCTGCGCGACGTGGCGCGCGCCCTCGCCTATGCCCACAGCCGCGACGTGGTGCACCGCGACATCAAGCCCGACAACGTGATGTTTTCGGCCGGCTCCGCGGTGGTCACCGATTTCGGAATCGCCAAGGCGATCGGCGCCGCCCGTGGCGGTGCCGATCGTCCCGAGCACCCGGTCGGTGCGGGGGACCGCCCAACCGCCGCACTCACCTCCCTCGGCACCTCGATCGGCACCCCGGCCTACATGGCACCGGAGCAGGCGGCTGGTGATCCGAATGTCGATGCTCGCGCGGACATCTACGCCTTCGGCTGCACCGCGTATGAATTGCTCAGCGGCAACTCGCCGTTCAGCGGACGCTCACCGCAGGCGATGCTCGCGGCGCACATGGCCGAAGCGCCGCGCCCGATCCGGCAATTGCGGCCCGACACGCCGCCAATGCTCGCAGACCTCGTGATGCGCTCACTCGCGAAGGATCCGGGTGCGCGACCGGTGTCGGCGGCGGAAATCGCTCGCACCCTCGACACCATCACCAGCGGCAGCAACAGCGTGATGCCGGCGCTCCTCCTCGGGGGGGCCGCGATCTTTCGCCGGGCGATGGCCTGGTACGTCGTCGCATGCGTCGCGGTGATCGGTGCGGCGAAGGCGCTCACGATCACCATCGGACTCCCCGACTGGGTGGTGCCGGGCGCGGCGATCGTGATGCTGCTCGGATTGCCGGTCATCCTCTTCACCGGCTACGTCCAGCGCGTCAACCAGCGGTTGTTCACCGCGACACCCACATTGACGCCGGGCGGTACACCGCAGGTCGCCGCTCCCGAGGGGACCCTCGCGACGATTGCGCTCCACGCGACCCCGCACGTCAGCTGGCGGCGCACCGCGCGCGGAGGAATCGTCGCCGTCGTGGCGTTCGCATTGACCGTGGCCGGATTCATGACCATGCGCGCCACAGGGATCGGACCGTTCGGTTCACTCCTCGCCGCAGGATCGCTGCACGGCCGCCAGGAGGTGCTCGTCACTGATTTCGCCGTGACCAACGCCGACACCTCGCTCGGTCGGGTACTCGGCGACGCGACCCGGGCGACGCTGGCGTCTTCATCTGCGATCACGCTCACGTCGCCGGTCGCGATCGCGGCCGCGCTCCAACGGATGCAGCAGCCACCCAACGCGCCGGTGACCTTCGAGGTCGCGCGCGTGCTGGCGATCCGCAACCGGATCAACGTGCTGGTGACCGGCGAATTGACCGGCCTCGGCGCCTCGGGCTTCATCGTGACCCTCCGAATGGTCACCGCTGATTCGGCGAAGGAACTGGCGTCGTTCCGCGAAACGGCGCGCGACCCGCAGGGGCTGATCGTCGCCATCGACAAGTTGTCGCGTTCGTTGCGCGGGAAGGTCGGTGAATCGCTCAGGAGTGTCCGCGCGACGGAGTCGCTCAACGACGCAACGACGTCGTCGCTCGACGCACTGCGCAAGTACACGGCCGGCGAACGCCTGTATGAGCTCGAGCGGAAGTATCCCGAGGCGATCGCGGTGCTGCGCCAGGCGGTGGCGATCGATTCGACCTTCGCCATGGCGTGGCGTGAGATGGCCGTCGTCGCGAGCCGCATCGCGGCCCTCACTCCCCTCCGGGATTCAGCCATCACGCAGGCGTACCGCTTTCGCGAACGTCTGCACGGCTCCGAGCGCGACATGGTCGAGGGGAGCTATTGGAGCTACGCCGGCCACGATCGCGCCAAGGCCGCCGACGCGTTCGAGTCGATGTTGCGGCGTGGCGACACCGCTGGACCGGGAAACAATCTCGGGATGCTCCTGGGTACCCGACGCGACTTCGCTGGTGCGGTGGCATTGCTGTACGCTCAGGAACGCGCCTGCCCCGGCTGCTTCCGGCCGTTGTATATCAACCTGGTCGACGAGCTGATGCGGGCGCACCGTCTCGCGGAAGCGGACTCGGTCATCGCCGTCGGACTCACCCGGTTTCCGAAGGAACGCTCACTCGCCCGGCGCCATATCGAAATTCTCTACCTGCGCGGCGATACCCCCGCGTATCGAACGGCGGTCGACAGCGTGCTCGCACACGGCGATTCCGATCGGACGTGGGCTCGGACCCTGCACCAGAACCTGGCGCTCCGCGACGGCCACATCGCCGAGTGGCGCAAGTCGTACTACGGCGCGCGGACACCCGACGCGGTTGCGACGCCATCGATCCGGCTCAACTGGGCGACCAGTGCCGCGGACGCCAGTGTCCGTAGCGAGTTTGAGGGACGGGCGCATGACGTCGAGCAGCAACTCGACAGCGCCCTCGCGCAGTATGACATCCGGAGCCGGACGGAAGGGCGCCGTCCGTACGGCGACATCGTACACACCTATGCCGCGGCCGGACGACCCGACAAGGCGCGGACGTGGCTGGCGCGATATGACGCGGACCGCGAGGATACCGCGCAGCGACGAGAGCAGCTGCCGGCGCGCTCCTGGGACATGGGGGATATCCTGCGCGCCGAGCATCGCTATCCCGAAGCGATCGCCGCCTACCGGGCCGGGGATCGGCAACCAGACGGCCCGGCCGACGCATGCGACATCTGTCTGTCGGTCGAGCTCGCGACGCTGTTCGACTCCCTCGGTCAGACCGACTCCGCGATGGCGCACTATCGGCGCGTCGTAGAGGGGTATTCCTACGAGCGGCTCAGCTGGGATCCGTATGTCCTCGCGCCATTCACCGAACGACTCGCCGAGCTGTCGGCGCGGCAGGGGAATCGCCTCGACGCAGCGAAGTACTACAAGCAGTTCATCGCACTCTGGTCGAACGCCGATCCAGTACTCCAGCCACGCGTCGCCGAGGCGCGACGACAATTGGCGGCGCTGGGTGATGTTGCCGCGACATCGACGCTGCCGGGGCGGCCGTGA
- a CDS encoding BTAD domain-containing putative transcriptional regulator, with product MSRPTVRLLGGPTLFDGAGLPMAGAPAQRHRVALLAQLAVAFPGTISRDRVIGLLWPDRGTAAARNLLNVSLAVLRQAFGSELIITAGDDLRLDAGVIDIDLHEFERAIDEERLEDALRVYRGAFLEGFFLDDSVEFERWVESQRIRLARRYVDALTVLAERTEKTGDVHRAVGWWRALAHAEPTSPEAVLRLFDALVAVGDVSGALAAEETHSAHMRAEVGIEPDPRILARAQALRMSLVRPGRPEAMPRVAPMPSGQPAPAAVGVRRLTRPRLVAAAALLILAGGGAVWVRSRPVHRAGDPDLVAAIIPVAGGAGGTNDELAAGFDDLLALNLDQVDGVRIASAARSTLLRDVGVPPAQVARALHASVAITGRLIADSATMTVTLSLTDSTGQLLGTVSATEPRRADLLSALVDGASVQVMRLLWGRRWQVPAPRVAAISTTSMPALRAFLAGERQFRISHWDSAATHYQDAADLDSTFALAYFRLGEVDGWRSKVTGTTIAEHLQHAVRLIDRLPPREAMLLRYRVLFAHYDVRAVAAAADLAARYPDDADAQLALADVWWHVGIIAPPSPDALVMQWHRAVATDPVSLRPLVHSIEIAQALHRGSWYDSLVVLQSARGGDPLTTRQRAESLALWSPLATVRDSLLAHRHDVAARGAHPLAYYGGAALLGRCAADAACGDTGVTTLTALGFTLDLDELRGTLAGLAGEVNGDEPFNLTRRLVTLAGVDARAADIAAALTRRFTRDSEQSWRSRIALAELALVRRDTVAAHRALDAAAMILRGDSSTWGPFGGIYSPPLTRAMTGWIRIVAGDTATGIRVMDSSIQAAGFVSEAHQEGQAMSNELAIAMAAFGPTRADGITRLRWITAISDGNRPELHWYLARALDAGGDTNAASAEYRLFATLWHDADAVLQPLVTEARQRSAAPRQ from the coding sequence ATGTCCCGTCCCACCGTTCGGCTCCTTGGCGGTCCGACATTGTTTGACGGGGCGGGACTTCCCATGGCGGGAGCTCCGGCCCAGCGCCACCGCGTCGCCCTGCTCGCCCAGCTGGCGGTCGCGTTCCCCGGCACGATCTCGCGCGACCGCGTCATCGGACTCCTCTGGCCCGATCGCGGCACCGCCGCCGCCCGGAATCTTCTCAACGTCTCGCTCGCCGTCCTCCGCCAGGCATTCGGCTCCGAATTGATCATCACCGCCGGCGACGACCTCCGCCTCGACGCCGGGGTGATCGATATCGACCTGCATGAGTTCGAGCGGGCCATCGATGAAGAGCGGCTGGAGGATGCGCTCCGCGTGTACCGCGGCGCGTTTCTCGAGGGATTCTTCCTCGACGATTCCGTCGAGTTCGAGCGCTGGGTCGAGTCGCAGCGGATCCGGCTGGCGCGCCGCTACGTCGATGCGCTCACGGTCCTCGCCGAACGCACCGAGAAGACCGGCGACGTGCACCGTGCCGTTGGCTGGTGGCGCGCGCTCGCGCACGCCGAGCCGACCAGCCCCGAGGCGGTGTTGCGGCTCTTCGACGCGCTGGTGGCCGTGGGCGACGTGAGCGGGGCGCTTGCCGCAGAGGAAACCCATTCCGCCCACATGCGCGCGGAGGTCGGCATCGAGCCCGATCCCCGGATACTGGCTCGGGCGCAGGCGCTGCGGATGTCGCTGGTCCGTCCGGGCCGCCCCGAGGCGATGCCTCGCGTCGCGCCGATGCCATCCGGACAGCCAGCACCTGCTGCCGTCGGAGTTCGGAGGTTGACTCGCCCGCGACTGGTCGCAGCGGCGGCGCTATTGATCCTCGCAGGTGGCGGCGCCGTGTGGGTTCGTTCGCGACCGGTGCACCGGGCCGGTGATCCCGATCTCGTTGCGGCGATCATCCCGGTTGCCGGGGGGGCGGGAGGCACCAACGATGAACTCGCCGCCGGATTCGACGATCTGCTTGCGCTCAACCTCGATCAAGTCGACGGTGTGCGCATCGCGAGCGCGGCGCGAAGCACCCTGTTGCGCGATGTCGGGGTACCGCCCGCGCAGGTCGCCCGCGCGCTCCATGCATCGGTGGCGATTACCGGCCGGTTGATCGCCGACTCGGCCACGATGACGGTGACGCTGTCGCTGACCGACTCGACCGGTCAGCTCCTTGGCACTGTGTCGGCGACCGAGCCGCGCCGCGCCGACCTCCTCAGTGCGCTGGTCGACGGGGCAAGCGTGCAGGTCATGCGACTCCTCTGGGGACGGCGATGGCAAGTGCCGGCACCGCGAGTTGCCGCCATCAGCACCACGTCGATGCCTGCGCTCCGCGCCTTCCTCGCCGGAGAACGGCAGTTCCGGATTTCACACTGGGATTCCGCTGCGACGCACTATCAGGACGCGGCGGACCTCGATTCGACGTTCGCGCTGGCGTACTTCCGCCTCGGCGAAGTCGACGGCTGGCGAAGCAAAGTCACCGGCACCACGATCGCGGAACACCTGCAACACGCGGTCCGCCTCATCGACCGGTTACCGCCGCGTGAAGCGATGCTGCTCCGGTACCGGGTGCTGTTCGCGCACTATGACGTGCGCGCGGTCGCGGCTGCCGCGGACCTTGCAGCGCGATATCCTGACGACGCGGATGCACAGCTCGCCCTGGCAGATGTGTGGTGGCACGTCGGGATCATCGCACCGCCGTCGCCCGACGCGCTCGTGATGCAGTGGCACCGGGCCGTGGCGACCGATCCGGTGTCGCTCCGGCCGCTGGTTCATTCGATCGAGATCGCACAGGCGCTGCACCGTGGTTCATGGTACGACTCATTGGTCGTGTTGCAGTCCGCGCGCGGCGGCGATCCACTGACGACACGTCAGCGCGCCGAGTCGCTGGCGCTCTGGTCGCCACTGGCGACGGTGCGCGATTCGCTTCTGGCGCACCGCCATGACGTGGCGGCCCGTGGTGCTCATCCATTGGCGTACTACGGTGGTGCGGCGCTTCTCGGTCGCTGCGCCGCCGATGCCGCGTGCGGTGACACCGGTGTCACGACGCTCACCGCGCTGGGGTTCACGCTTGACCTGGATGAACTTCGCGGCACGCTGGCCGGCCTGGCGGGTGAGGTGAACGGCGACGAGCCGTTCAACCTGACCCGTCGACTGGTGACCTTGGCTGGCGTTGATGCACGCGCCGCCGATATTGCTGCCGCGCTGACCCGGCGATTCACGCGTGACTCCGAGCAGTCCTGGCGTTCACGCATCGCGCTGGCGGAACTCGCACTGGTCCGCCGCGATACCGTCGCCGCACACCGCGCGCTCGATGCGGCGGCGATGATTCTCCGTGGAGACTCGTCAACCTGGGGGCCGTTCGGCGGTATCTATTCTCCGCCGCTTACCCGGGCGATGACAGGATGGATCCGGATTGTCGCCGGTGACACTGCAACCGGAATCCGGGTGATGGACTCGTCGATCCAGGCGGCAGGATTTGTCAGCGAAGCGCATCAGGAGGGGCAGGCGATGAGCAACGAGCTGGCGATCGCGATGGCGGCGTTCGGTCCCACCCGCGCCGACGGGATTACGAGGCTCCGCTGGATCACGGCGATCTCCGATGGGAACAGGCCCGAACTGCACTGGTATCTCGCGCGGGCGCTTGACGCCGGCGGCGATACCAATGCCGCGAGCGCCGAATACCGGCTGTTTGCGACGCTCTGGCACGATGCCGACGCGGTGTTGCAGCCGCTGGTGACCGAAGCGCGCCAACGGTCGGCAGCGCCCAGGCAGTGA